The following coding sequences lie in one Apium graveolens cultivar Ventura chromosome 1, ASM990537v1, whole genome shotgun sequence genomic window:
- the LOC141669516 gene encoding protein FLX-like 3, producing MEGRNRVPRHYEPYRGHRDDPRVLLHRGPGPLPPHPAALEEEIELQHRDIQRILAENRHVIDENVILQRDLAAVNDEMNRLGQMIPKLRAEKDAQTGELVERGLKLETELRDIEPLRGEVVQLRAEAQKLNSVRQDLVTKVQNLTKDVTKVKSENQQIFAMRNDVDGMRKELMEARRAIDFEKKANEEQTEQKQVMEKNLITLAREVEKLRAEQLSLDRRGRGAGSYGILNGSPETRYATGAYGDVYGGGTWGAYDSRGSTRR from the exons ATGGAAGGGAGAAATCGTGTGCCTCGCCATTATGAACCCTATCGAGGTCATCGTGATGATCCACGAGTTCTCTTGCATCGAGGCCCGGGACCCCTACCACCTCATCCTGCTGCTCTAGAGGAGGAAATTGAACTCCAGCATAGAGATATTCAAAGAATTCTTGCTGAAAATAGGCATGTCATAGATGAAAATGTAATCCTTCAAAGGGATTTGGCTGCAGTCAATGATGAGATGAATAGATTAGGTCAGATGATACCTAAACTACGTGCTGAAAAAGATGCTCAAACTGGAGAATTAGTGGAAAGAGGATTAAAGCTTGAAACTGAGCTTCGTGACATTGAGCCATTGAGGGGAGAGGTAGTTCAGTTGAGGGCTGAAGCTCAAAAGTTAAATTCCGTTCGACAAGATTTGGTAACAAAAGTTCAAAACCTTACGAAGGACGTTACCAAAGTTAAATCTGAGAATCAACAGATATTTGCGATGAGGAATGACGTTGATGGAATGCGTAAAGAACTAATGGAAGCCAG GAGAGCTATTGACTTTGAGAAGAAAGCAAATGAAGAGCAAACTGAACAAAAGCAAGTGATGGAGAAAAACCTTATTACCCTGGCCCGGGAAGTAGAGAAGCTGCGAGCTGAGCAACTGAGTCTAGATCGGAGAGGTAGAG GTGCTGGAAGTTATGGAATATTGAATGGAAGCCCTGAGACGAGGTATGCAACTGGTGCATATGGCGATGTCTATGGTGGTGGAACGTGGGGAGCGTATGACAGCCGTGGCTCTACCCGTCGCTGA